A region from the Medicago truncatula cultivar Jemalong A17 chromosome 6, MtrunA17r5.0-ANR, whole genome shotgun sequence genome encodes:
- the LOC11444430 gene encoding putative disease resistance protein RGA1: MADVLLGTVIQNLGSFVREELSTFLGVEELTQKLCGNLTAIQAVLQDAEEKQITSRVVKDWLQKLTDVAYVLDDILDDCTIKSKAHGDNKWITSFHPKMILARRDIGKRMKEVAKKIDVIAEERIKLGLQVVVMEDRQRGVDENRQTTSVVTEPKVYGRDRDREKVFEFLLSHALDSEELSFYSIVGVGGQGKTTLA; this comes from the coding sequence ATGGCTGATGTTTTACTTGGAACTGTGATTCAAAACCTCGGGTCGTTTGTTCGAGAGGAGCTTTCGACCTTTTTGGGTGTTGAAGAATTGACACAAAAGCTATGTGGAAATCTCACCGCAATTCAGGCTGTCCTCCAAGATGCTGAAGAGAAGCAAATAACGAGCCGTGTTGTGAAAGATTGGCTGCAGAAGCTGACTGATGTTGCTTATGTTCTTGATGATATATTGGATGATTGTACAATAAAATCAAAAGCACATGGAGACAACAAGTGGATCACCAGTTTCCATCCTAAGATGATTTTGGCTCGTAGGGATATTGGAAAGAGGATGAAGGAGGTTGCTAAAAAGATTGATGTTATTGCTGAAGAAAGGATCAAATTAGGATTACAAGTGGTAGTCATGGAGGATCGCCAACGAGGAGTTGATGAAAATCGCCAAACTACTTCTGTCGTCACTGAACCAAAAGTTTATGGAAGAGATCGTGATAGAGAGAAAGTTTTTGAGTTTCTGCTAAGTCATGCTCTTGACAGTGAAGAACTCTCTTTCTATTCCattgttggtgttggtgggCAAGGAAAAACAACACTTGCTTGA
- the LOC11445459 gene encoding disease resistance protein RGA2 — MADVLLGTVIQNLGSFVREELSTFLGVEELTQKLCGNLTAIRAVLQDAEEKQLTSRVVKDWLQKLTDVAYVLDDILDDCTITSKAHGDNKWITRFHPKKILARRDIGKRMKEVAKKIDVIAEERIKFGLQAVVMEDRQRGDDKWRQTFSVITEPKVYGRDRDREQVVEFLLSHAVDSEELSVYSIVGVGGQGKTTLAQVVFNDERVDTHFNLKIWVCVSEDFSMMKVLQSIIESTDGKNPDLSSLESMQKKVKNILQNKRYLLVLDDVWNEDQEKWNQFKYFLQRGNGTKGASVLVTTRLDIVASIMGTYPAHHLLGLSDDAIWYLFKQKAFETNREERAELVAIGKELVRKCVGSPLAAKVLGSLLRFKTEEHQWLSVKESKFWSLSEDNPIMSVLRLSYFNLKLSLRLCFTFCAVFPKDFEMVKEELIHLWLANGFISSVGNLEVEHVGQEVWNELYARSFFQEVKTDKKGEVTFKMHDLIHDLAQSITGEECMAFDDKSLTNLSGRVHHISFSFINLYKPFNYNTIPFKKVESLRTFLEFYVKLGESAPLPSIPPLRALRTRSSQLSTLKSLTHLRYLEICKSWIKTLPESVCRLQNLQILKLVGCPLLSSLPKKLTQLQDLRHLVIKYCNSLDSMPSNISKLTCLKTLSTFIVESKAGFGLAQLHDLQLGGKLHIRGLENVSSEWDAKEANLIGKKELNRLYLSWGSHANSQGIDTDVERVLEALEPHTGLKGFGIEGYVGIHLPHWMRNASILEGLVDITFYNCNNCQRLPPLGKLPCLTTLYVCGIRDLKYIDDDIYESTSKRAFISLKNLTLCGLPNLERMLKAEGVEMLPQLSYFNITNVPKLALPSLPSIELLDVGEIKYRFSPQDIVVDLFPERIVCSMHNLKFLIIVNFHKLKVLPDDLHFLSVLEELHISRCDELESFSMYAFKGLISLRVLTIDECPELISLSEGMGDLASLERLVIQNCEQLVLPSNMNKLTSLRQVAISGYLANNRILEGLEVIPSLQNLTLSFFDYLPESLGAMTSLQRVEIIFCPNLKSLPNSFQNLINLHTLLIFRCSMLVKRCKKGTGKDWQKIAHVPELELIAEDTYYMRNWKEEDRDILRHRYQAIDIFFRNQFKFIVDAL; from the exons ATGGCTGATGTTTTACTTGGAACTGTGATTCAAAACCTCGGATCTTTTGTTCGAGAGGAGCTTTCGACCTTTTTGGGTGTTGAAGAATTGACACAAAAGCTATGTGGAAATCTCACCGCAATTCGTGCTGTCCTCCAAGATGCTGAAGAGAAGCAACTAACAAGCCGTGTTGTGAAAGATTGGCTGCAGAAGCTGACTGATGTTGCCTATGTTCTTGATGATATATTGGATGATTGTACAATAACATCAAAAGCACATGGAGACAACAAGTGGATCACCCGTTTCCATCCTAAGAAGATTTTGGCTCGTCGGGATATTGGAAAGAGGATGAAGGAGGTTGCTAAAAAGATTGATGTTATTGCTGAAGAAAGGATCAAGTTTGGATTACAAGCGGTAGTCATGGAGGATCGCCAACGAGGAGATGATAAATGGCGCCAAACTTTTTCTGTCATCACTGAACCGAAAGTATATGGAAGAGATCGTGACAGAGAGCAAGTTGTTGAGTTTCTTCTAAGTCATGCTGTCGATAGTGAAGAACTCTCTGTCTATTCCattgttggtgttggtgggCAAGGAAAAACAACACTTGCTCAAGTGGTCTTCAATGATGAAAGGGTAGATACACACTTTAACTTGAAAATATGGGTGTGTGTTTCTGAGGATTTTAGTATGATGAAAGTTTTGCAGTCCATCATAGAATCCACCGATGGAAAAAATCCAGATCTCTCGTCTTTAGAATCAATGCAAAAGAAggttaaaaatattttgcaaaacAAAAGGTATCTACTTGTTCTTGATGATGTGTGGAATGAAGACCAAGAGAAATGGAATCAGTTCAAGTATTTTCTGCAACGTGGAAATGGCACGAAAGGTGCATCAGTTTTGGTCACAACCAGACTTGACATTGTTGCATCAATCATGGGAACTTATCCTGCTCATCATTTGTTAGGCTTATCTGATGATGCCATCTGGTATTTGTTTAAACAAAAAGCTTTTGAAACAAATAGAGAAGAGCGTGCAGAGCTTGTGGCAATAGGCAAGGAGTTAGTGAGAAAATGTGTGGGTTCTCCTCTTGCCGCAAAAGTACTAGGAAGCCTTTTGCGCTTTAAAACTGAGGAACATCAATGGCTTTCTGTAAAGGAAAGTAAGTTTTGGAGCTTATCCGAGGACAATCCTATCATGTCTGTATTGAGACTCAGCtactttaatttgaaattatCACTGAGGCTGTGTTTTACTTTTTGTGCGGTTTTTCCTAAGGATTTTGAAATGGTGAAGGAAGAACTGATCCATCTTTGGTTGGCTAATGGATTCATCTCTTCCGTTGGAAATTTAGAGGTGGAGCATGTTGGTCAAGAAGTGTGGAATGAATTATATGCGAGATCATTTTTTCAAGAAGTCAAAACTGATAAAAAGGGTGAGGTTACATTCAAAATGCATGATTTAATTCATGATTTAGCTCAGTCCATTACAGGAGAAGAATGTATGGCTTTTGATGATAAAAGCTTGACTAATTTGTCTGGTAGAGTTCACCATATAAGTTTTTCCTTTATTAATTTGTATAAACCATTCAACTACAACACCATCCCTTTTAAGAAAGTTGAATCTTTGCGAACTTTTCTTGAGTTTTATGTGAAGCTTGGAGAGTCAGCTCCATTGCCATCAATACCTCCTCTTAGAGCATTACGTACAAGGTCTTCGCAACTTTCGACACTAAAGAGTTTAACACATCTGAGGTACTTGGAAATTTGTAAAAGTTGGATCAAGACCTTGCCTGAGTCTGTTTGTAGGTTGCAGAATTTGCAAATTCTAAAACTTGTTGGTTGTCCACTTCTTTCTAGTCTTCCCAAAAAATTGACACAGCTTCAAGATCTCAGGCATCTTGTGATTAAATATTGCAATTCATTAGATTCAATGCCTTCCAATATCAGTAAGTTAACTTGTCTCAAAACTTTGAGCACTTTCATTGTGGAATCGAAGGCGGGGTTTGGTTTAGCACAGTTACATGACCTACAACTAGGAGGCAAGCTACACATCAGAGGCCTTGAGAATGTATCTAGTGAATGGGATGCTAAAGAAGCTAATTTGATTGGTAAAAAGGAGTTAAATCGCTTGTACCTGTCATGGGGTAGTCACGCTAATTCGCAAGGTATTGATACTGATGTTGAGCGAGTACTTGAAGCCCTTGAGCCTCACACTGGTCTCAAGGGTTTTGGGATTGAGGGTTATGTGGGAATACATTTACCACATTGGATGAGAAATGCATCTATTTTGGAAGGCTTGGTCGATATTACATTCTACAACTGTAACAACTGTCAGCGGCTTCCTCCACTTGGTAAATTACCTTGTTTAACCACTCTTTATGTATGTGGAATCAGAGATTTAAAGTACATTGATGATGACATATATGAATCTACATCCAAGAGGGCTTTCATTTCATTGAAGAATTTAACTCTGTGTGGTTTACCAAACTTAGAGAGGATGTTGAAAGCTGAAGGCGTAGAGATGCTACCACAACTTTCCTACTTTAACATTACAAATGTTCCCAAGTTGGCATTGCCATCCCTTCCATCTATTGAACTCCTTGATGTTGGTGAAATAAAATACCGGTTCTCGCCTCAAGATATTGTTGTGGATTTATTCCCAGAGAGAATTGTGTGTAGTATGCATAATCTTAAATTTCTTATCATCGTAAACTTCCATAAACTCAAGGTATTACCTGATGATCTTCACTTTCTTAGTGTCCTTGAGGAGCTTCACATTTCAAGGTGTGATGAACTTGAGTCTTTTTCGATGTATGCGTTCAAAGGTTTGATTTCTCTTCGAGTTTTGACCATTGATGAATGTCCTGAATTAATATCCTTGTCAGAAGGTATGGGAGACTTGGCTAGTCTTGAGAGACTTGTAATCCAAAATTGTGAACAACTTGTTTTACCAAGTAATATGAACAAACTAACTTCCCTTCGTCAAGTGGCAATTTCGGGCTACCTTGCAAACAACCGGATATTAGAGGGCTTAGAAGTTATCCCCTCCCTTCAAAATTTGACTCTATCATTCTTTGATTACTTGCCTGAATCGTTGGGAGCCATGACTTCTCTTCAAAGAGTAGAAatcattttttgtccaaatttAAAGTCGCTACCAAACAGCTTTCAAAACCTCATAAACTTGCATACGTTGCTTATTTTTCGATGTTCTATGTTGGTGAAACGATGCAAGAAAGGAACTGGGAAAGATTGGCAAAAGATAGCTCACGTTCCTGAATTGGAGTTAATTGCAGAAGACACATACTATA TGCGTAATTGGAAGGAGGAAGATAGAGATATTTTGCGCCATCGTTATCAGGCTATCGATATATTTTTCAGGAATCAGTTTAAATTTATAGTTGATGCATTGTGA